One stretch of Actinacidiphila sp. DG2A-62 DNA includes these proteins:
- a CDS encoding NCS2 family permease — protein sequence MPESVVDAVRPASAPPPGNNAVDRWFRISERGSTPGREVRGGVATFFTMAYILVLNPIILGGATDKYHHHLSTAQLLTATALVAAVMTVIMGVGGNLPLAIAAGLGLNAVVAFQLAPKMSWPDAMGLVVLEGLLICVLVVTGLREAIMNAIPQAIKQAISVGIGLFIAFIGFIDAGFATRIPDAADTTVPVQLGGTGTLAGWPVLVFCLGVLLTVALVARRVRGAILISIVTMTVVAIVINEIADVPDRAWGLTVPKMPHDVVATPDFGLVGHFSLFGGFSAAGGVTASLFVFTLVLSDFFDAMGTIVGISNEAGLLDAKGRVPNIGRVLFIDGAAAVAGGAASCSSNTAYVESAAGVGEGARTGLASVVTGALFAVALFLSPLAGVVPSQAAAPALVAVGFLLMAQVRNIDWTQYDIGIPAFLTIAVMPFTYSITNGIGAGFLSFVAIKLVLGRWRDVHPLVWGVSLCFLVYFAIDPVQQVLGAK from the coding sequence ATGCCGGAATCCGTCGTGGACGCCGTCCGCCCCGCGTCCGCACCGCCGCCCGGAAACAACGCCGTCGACCGCTGGTTCAGGATCAGCGAGCGCGGCTCGACCCCCGGACGGGAGGTCAGGGGCGGCGTCGCGACCTTCTTCACCATGGCGTACATCCTGGTGCTGAACCCGATCATCCTCGGCGGCGCGACGGACAAGTACCACCACCACCTGTCCACGGCCCAACTGCTCACCGCTACCGCCCTGGTGGCGGCCGTGATGACGGTGATCATGGGCGTCGGCGGCAATCTGCCGCTGGCGATCGCCGCCGGGCTCGGGCTCAACGCGGTGGTCGCCTTCCAGCTCGCGCCGAAGATGAGCTGGCCGGACGCGATGGGCCTGGTGGTCCTGGAGGGGCTGCTGATCTGCGTCCTGGTGGTGACCGGGCTGCGCGAGGCGATCATGAACGCCATCCCGCAGGCCATCAAGCAGGCGATCAGCGTGGGCATCGGCCTGTTCATCGCCTTCATCGGCTTCATCGACGCCGGCTTCGCCACCCGGATACCCGACGCCGCCGACACCACCGTGCCCGTGCAGCTCGGTGGCACCGGGACCCTCGCCGGCTGGCCGGTACTGGTGTTCTGCCTCGGTGTGCTGCTGACGGTGGCGCTGGTCGCGCGGCGGGTCAGGGGCGCGATCCTGATCAGCATCGTCACGATGACGGTGGTCGCGATCGTCATCAACGAGATCGCCGACGTGCCGGACCGGGCCTGGGGCCTGACCGTGCCGAAGATGCCGCACGACGTCGTCGCCACCCCGGACTTCGGGCTCGTCGGCCACTTCAGCCTCTTCGGCGGCTTCTCCGCGGCCGGCGGCGTGACCGCGTCGCTGTTCGTCTTCACCCTGGTGCTCTCGGACTTCTTCGACGCGATGGGCACGATCGTCGGCATCTCCAACGAGGCCGGGCTGCTCGACGCGAAGGGCCGGGTGCCCAATATCGGGCGGGTGCTCTTCATCGACGGCGCCGCCGCCGTGGCGGGCGGCGCGGCCTCCTGCTCCTCCAACACCGCCTATGTGGAGTCCGCGGCGGGGGTCGGCGAGGGCGCGCGCACCGGGCTGGCCAGCGTGGTGACCGGCGCGCTCTTCGCGGTCGCGCTGTTCCTGTCGCCGCTGGCCGGCGTGGTGCCCTCGCAGGCCGCCGCGCCCGCGCTGGTCGCTGTCGGTTTCCTGCTGATGGCCCAGGTCAGGAACATCGACTGGACGCAGTACGACATCGGCATCCCGGCCTTCCTGACCATCGCCGTGATGCCCTTCACCTACAGCATCACCAACGGGATCGGCGCCGGCTTCCTGTCGTTCGTGGCCATCAAGCTGGTGCTCGGCAGGTGGCGCGACGTGCACCCGCTGGTGTGGGGCGTGTCCTTGTGCTTCCTGGTGTACTTCGCGATCGACCCGGTGCAGCAGGTGCTCGGCGCGAAGTAG
- a CDS encoding GNAT family N-acetyltransferase, which translates to MPHLSPAHRHERRRWGRDLARAAALCTALAAGDVVAGLVNHRADRAVLVLSSSLALLLAVAARIARPLRRGPGTGAASGPAAVRDAAEGAATEPGGLVPADGVRPAATSLWRMRTTVADVPGSLGRVCTALADLGVDIVTLQTHPLAQGAVDEFLLRAPAGLPDGALAFAVTGAGGADVWLERADAHDLVDTPTRMLTLATRTALDPAELPLALRELLGRCAITSDPRPEHRRGGAGADPGVGAWKDAGPRPASSAAAGDAADGAPETADALTDVLEDTVMRLRDPSGGTITVRRDHLPFTPTEFARARALVELDARLGVRTPEREDALTLPGGEETSVRRVGPQDRPAALALHERCSPATLARRYHGPVGDADRYLAHLLSPRFGHSLAVETASGRLVALGHLLWDGDESEVALLVEDEWQGRGVGGALLRKLVETAAQTGRDSVYAVTRSSNTAMVAAMRALGLPLDYQVEEGTLVITAALPGAAREDRETHRPPRVAGAADAEAAARRAVEALPWICGGSR; encoded by the coding sequence ATGCCTCACTTGTCCCCCGCACACCGCCACGAGCGCCGCCGCTGGGGTCGTGACCTGGCCCGGGCCGCCGCGCTCTGCACGGCCCTTGCGGCCGGCGACGTCGTGGCCGGCCTGGTGAACCACCGCGCGGACCGCGCCGTGCTGGTCCTCTCCTCGTCCCTCGCGCTGCTCCTCGCGGTGGCCGCCCGCATCGCGCGGCCGCTGCGCCGCGGCCCCGGGACCGGCGCGGCGAGTGGGCCGGCCGCCGTCCGCGACGCCGCGGAAGGCGCGGCGACGGAGCCCGGCGGCCTCGTCCCCGCCGACGGCGTCCGGCCCGCCGCCACCTCGCTGTGGCGGATGCGCACCACGGTCGCCGACGTCCCCGGCAGCCTGGGCCGCGTCTGCACCGCGCTGGCGGACCTCGGGGTGGACATCGTCACCCTCCAGACGCACCCGCTCGCCCAGGGCGCGGTGGACGAGTTCCTGCTGCGCGCGCCCGCCGGACTGCCGGACGGCGCGCTCGCGTTCGCCGTCACCGGCGCGGGCGGCGCGGACGTGTGGCTGGAGCGGGCCGACGCCCACGACCTGGTGGACACCCCCACGCGGATGCTCACGCTGGCCACCCGCACCGCCCTGGACCCGGCCGAACTGCCCCTCGCGCTGCGCGAGTTGCTCGGTCGCTGCGCGATCACCTCGGACCCCCGCCCGGAGCACCGGCGGGGCGGCGCGGGCGCGGACCCGGGCGTCGGCGCGTGGAAGGACGCCGGACCGCGGCCCGCGTCGTCCGCCGCGGCGGGCGACGCCGCCGACGGCGCACCGGAGACGGCCGACGCACTCACCGACGTACTGGAGGACACCGTGATGCGCCTGCGCGACCCCTCGGGCGGCACCATCACCGTACGGCGCGACCATCTGCCGTTCACGCCCACCGAGTTCGCCCGCGCCCGCGCGCTGGTCGAACTCGACGCCCGGCTCGGCGTGCGGACGCCGGAGCGCGAGGACGCGCTCACCCTGCCCGGCGGCGAGGAGACGTCGGTGCGCCGGGTGGGGCCGCAGGACCGGCCCGCTGCGCTCGCGCTGCACGAGCGCTGCTCCCCCGCGACGCTCGCCCGGCGCTACCACGGCCCGGTCGGCGACGCCGACCGCTACCTCGCGCACCTGCTCAGCCCGCGGTTCGGGCACTCGCTCGCCGTCGAGACCGCCTCGGGCCGGCTGGTCGCGCTCGGCCACCTGCTGTGGGACGGCGACGAGAGCGAGGTCGCGCTGCTGGTCGAGGACGAGTGGCAGGGCCGCGGCGTCGGCGGCGCGCTGCTGCGCAAGCTGGTCGAGACGGCCGCGCAGACCGGCCGCGACAGCGTCTACGCGGTCACGCGCTCGTCCAACACCGCGATGGTGGCCGCCATGCGCGCGCTCGGTCTGCCGCTGGACTACCAGGTGGAGGAGGGCACGCTGGTGATCACCGCGGCGCTGCCCGGGGCGGCGCGGGAGGACCGGGAGACGCATCGGCCGCCGCGCGTGGCGGGCGCCGCCGACGCCGAGGCCGCGGCCCGGCGGGCGGTCGAGGCGCTGCCCTGGATCTGCGGCGGCTCGCGCTGA
- a CDS encoding trans-sulfuration enzyme family protein: MQTRPEVTPGRPDRALATEAVHAGREDLAALGVHAVPLDLSTTYPSADSRAEAARVDAFAATGARPDGPPVYGRLDNPTTARFEDALARLEGTEAAVAFASGMAALSACLLARSARGLRHVVAVRPLYGCSDHLLTAGLLGTDVTWTDPAGIADAIRADTGLVVVETPANPTLAEVDLRAVAYSCGDVPLLVDNTFATPVLQRPAACGARIVLHSATKYLGGHGDVLGGVVACDEEFARALRQVRFATGGVLHPLAGYLLLRGLATLPVRVRAASATAAALAARLTGDPRVTAVHYPRIGGAMIAFEVRGDPHAVIGAVRLITPAVSLGSVDTLIQHPASISHRIVGADDRRRGGVGDRLLRMSVGLEDEEDLWRDLDAALAASVESVESVADVPAARRAASARAGEEPRAR; this comes from the coding sequence ATGCAGACACGACCAGAGGTGACCCCGGGGCGCCCCGATCGGGCGCTCGCCACGGAGGCCGTGCACGCGGGCCGCGAGGACCTCGCCGCGCTCGGCGTGCACGCCGTGCCCCTCGACCTGTCCACCACCTACCCCTCGGCGGACAGCCGGGCCGAGGCCGCCCGGGTGGACGCCTTCGCCGCCACCGGCGCGCGTCCGGACGGGCCGCCGGTCTACGGCCGGCTCGACAACCCGACCACCGCCCGGTTCGAGGACGCGCTGGCGCGCCTGGAGGGCACCGAGGCCGCCGTCGCCTTCGCCAGCGGCATGGCCGCGCTGAGCGCCTGCCTGCTGGCCCGCTCGGCGCGGGGACTGCGGCACGTGGTCGCGGTGCGCCCGCTCTACGGGTGCAGCGACCACCTGCTGACCGCCGGGCTGCTCGGCACCGACGTCACCTGGACCGATCCGGCGGGCATCGCCGACGCGATCCGCGCCGACACCGGCCTGGTGGTCGTCGAGACCCCGGCCAACCCGACGCTCGCCGAGGTGGACCTGCGCGCCGTCGCGTACTCCTGCGGCGACGTGCCGCTGCTGGTCGACAACACCTTCGCCACGCCGGTCCTCCAGCGGCCCGCCGCCTGCGGGGCGCGGATCGTGCTGCACAGCGCCACCAAGTACCTCGGCGGGCACGGCGACGTGCTCGGCGGGGTGGTGGCCTGCGACGAGGAGTTCGCCCGCGCGCTGCGCCAGGTCCGCTTCGCCACCGGCGGCGTGCTGCACCCGCTCGCGGGCTACCTGCTGCTGCGGGGCCTGGCCACGCTGCCGGTACGGGTCAGGGCCGCGTCCGCGACCGCAGCCGCGCTGGCGGCCCGCCTCACCGGCGACCCCAGGGTCACGGCCGTGCACTACCCGCGGATCGGCGGCGCGATGATCGCCTTCGAGGTGCGCGGCGACCCGCACGCGGTGATCGGCGCGGTCCGCCTGATCACCCCGGCGGTCAGCCTCGGCAGCGTGGACACCCTGATCCAGCACCCGGCCTCGATCAGCCACCGCATCGTCGGCGCGGACGACCGGCGGCGCGGCGGCGTCGGCGACCGGCTGCTGCGGATGTCCGTGGGCCTGGAGGACGAGGAGGATTTGTGGCGGGACCTCGACGCGGCGCTGGCGGCGTCGGTGGAGTCGGTGGAGTCGGTGGCGGACGTCCCCGCGGCGCGCCGCGCCGCGAGCGCGCGGGCGGGCGAGGAGCCGCGGGCCCGGTGA
- a CDS encoding Lrp/AsnC family transcriptional regulator, which translates to MTDSVLLDPVDLEILRLLQNDARTTYRDLAAAVGVAPSTCLDRVARLRRSGVILGHELRLDPARLGRGLQALLLVQVRPHRRELIDPFVERVRALPESRALFHLTGPDDYLVHVAVTGTADLQRLVLDEFTSRREVARVETRLIFQQWECGPLLPPRPPAGAVTRDA; encoded by the coding sequence ATGACCGATTCCGTCCTTCTCGATCCGGTGGATCTGGAGATCCTCCGGCTGCTGCAGAACGATGCACGGACCACCTACCGCGACCTCGCCGCGGCCGTCGGCGTGGCGCCGTCGACGTGTCTGGACCGGGTCGCCCGGCTGCGCCGCAGCGGTGTGATCCTCGGCCACGAGCTGCGGCTGGACCCGGCCAGGCTCGGCCGCGGCCTGCAGGCGCTGCTGCTGGTGCAGGTCCGGCCGCACCGCAGGGAGCTGATCGACCCGTTCGTGGAGCGGGTCAGGGCCCTGCCGGAGTCGCGCGCGCTGTTCCACCTCACCGGCCCCGACGACTATCTGGTGCACGTCGCGGTCACCGGCACCGCGGACCTCCAGCGGCTGGTGCTGGACGAGTTCACCTCGCGCCGTGAGGTGGCGCGGGTGGAGACCCGGCTGATCTTCCAGCAGTGGGAATGCGGCCCGCTGCTGCCGCCGCGGCCCCCCGCGGGAGCGGTTACGCGCGACGCGTAA
- a CDS encoding DUF885 domain-containing protein: MSTTSGSALPRQVADAYVDDLVALDPILGTYLGVPESSRLLPDFSPAGADARAELARATLGLLAEAQARPGGDSDAERRCARLLRERLTAELAVHDAGEHLRAVSNIADPSHAIREAFTLMPAQSADDYADLAARLRAVPAALDGYRASLAEGLARDLPAGPKQVETVVGQLTEWTGGGGGASWFAGLVADGPRELREELDAAAAQATAAYAGLRDWLRDTYAPRVAGAADTVGRERYALWASYWNGADLDLDEAYAYGWSEFHRLSGEMAAEAGKILPDATPWEVLRHLVDHGQAVEGVDEVRDWLQALMDEAVEALDGTHFELAERVKRVESRIAPPGGAAAPYYTAPSEDFSRPGRTWLPTMGRTRFPIYDLVSTWYHEGVPGHHLQLAQWAHVAENLSRYQATAGMVSANAEGWALYAERLMDELGFLTDPERRLGYLDAQMMRANRVIVDIGMHLELEIPADSPFHPGERWTPELAREFFGAYSGRPADFVDSELIRYLGMPGQAIGYKLGERAWLTGRAAARAAHGDAFDLKAWHMAALSLGSLGLDDLVAEISAL; encoded by the coding sequence ATGTCCACTACCTCCGGCAGCGCGCTGCCCCGCCAGGTCGCCGACGCCTACGTCGACGACCTCGTCGCCCTCGACCCCATTCTCGGCACCTACCTCGGCGTGCCGGAGTCCTCCCGGCTGCTGCCGGACTTCTCTCCGGCCGGCGCCGACGCCCGCGCCGAGCTGGCCAGGGCCACGCTCGGCCTGCTGGCCGAGGCGCAGGCGCGGCCGGGCGGCGACAGCGACGCCGAGCGGCGCTGCGCCCGGCTGCTGCGCGAGCGGCTGACCGCCGAGCTGGCGGTGCACGACGCGGGCGAACACCTGCGCGCGGTGAGCAACATCGCCGACCCGTCGCACGCGATCCGCGAGGCGTTCACCCTGATGCCGGCGCAGTCCGCCGACGACTACGCCGACCTGGCCGCCCGGCTGCGCGCGGTCCCGGCCGCGCTGGACGGCTACCGCGCGTCGCTGGCCGAGGGCCTGGCCCGGGACCTGCCGGCCGGTCCCAAGCAGGTGGAGACCGTCGTCGGCCAGCTCACCGAGTGGACCGGCGGCGGGGGCGGCGCGAGCTGGTTCGCCGGGCTCGTCGCCGACGGCCCGCGGGAGCTGCGCGAGGAGCTGGACGCCGCCGCGGCGCAGGCCACCGCCGCGTACGCGGGCCTGCGCGACTGGCTGCGCGACACCTACGCGCCCCGGGTGGCCGGCGCCGCCGACACGGTGGGCCGCGAGCGGTACGCGCTGTGGGCGAGCTACTGGAACGGCGCCGACCTGGACCTGGACGAGGCCTACGCGTACGGCTGGTCGGAGTTCCACCGGCTGAGCGGGGAGATGGCGGCCGAGGCCGGCAAGATCCTTCCCGACGCCACGCCGTGGGAGGTGCTGCGGCACCTGGTCGACCACGGGCAGGCCGTCGAGGGGGTGGACGAGGTCAGGGACTGGCTGCAGGCCCTGATGGACGAGGCCGTGGAGGCGCTCGACGGCACGCACTTCGAACTCGCCGAGCGGGTCAAGCGGGTGGAGTCGAGGATCGCGCCGCCCGGAGGGGCCGCCGCGCCGTACTACACCGCGCCCTCGGAGGACTTCAGCCGCCCGGGCCGCACCTGGCTGCCGACGATGGGGCGCACCCGCTTCCCGATCTACGACCTGGTGTCCACGTGGTACCACGAGGGCGTGCCCGGCCATCACCTCCAGCTGGCGCAGTGGGCGCACGTCGCGGAGAACCTGTCCCGCTACCAGGCGACGGCGGGCATGGTCAGCGCCAACGCCGAGGGCTGGGCGCTGTACGCCGAGCGCCTGATGGACGAGCTGGGCTTCCTCACCGACCCCGAGCGGCGGCTGGGCTATCTCGACGCGCAGATGATGCGCGCGAACCGGGTGATCGTCGACATCGGCATGCACCTGGAGCTGGAGATCCCGGCGGACTCGCCGTTCCACCCCGGTGAGCGCTGGACGCCGGAGCTGGCGCGGGAGTTCTTCGGCGCGTACAGCGGCCGGCCGGCGGACTTCGTGGACAGCGAGCTGATCCGCTACCTCGGCATGCCCGGCCAGGCGATCGGCTACAAGCTGGGCGAGCGGGCCTGGCTGACCGGCCGGGCCGCGGCCCGCGCCGCGCACGGCGACGCCTTCGACCTCAAGGCGTGGCACATGGCCGCGCTGTCCCTGGGCTCGCTCGGCCTGGACGACCTGGTGGCAGAGATCTCGGCGCTGTGA
- a CDS encoding GNAT family N-acetyltransferase, producing the protein MTLHASHDRGRLVLTQGRLVLREQLPEDAALLSDGKPAALAWVDGVPGEGTVGAAMMTVAASKAGVYQPGWGLFAIIRAEDGVALGGVGFHGPPDRGAVEIGYDLSESARGAGWATDAARALCQWALAQPQVMVVLATTEPANRPSQAVLERVGFERVADRGELWAYELVTMPE; encoded by the coding sequence ATGACCCTGCACGCTTCCCACGACCGTGGACGGCTGGTGCTGACGCAGGGCCGGCTGGTCCTGCGCGAGCAGCTGCCGGAGGACGCCGCCCTGCTGTCCGACGGCAAGCCGGCGGCGCTGGCGTGGGTCGACGGCGTGCCCGGCGAGGGGACGGTGGGCGCGGCGATGATGACCGTCGCCGCGTCCAAGGCGGGGGTCTACCAGCCGGGCTGGGGACTGTTCGCGATCATCCGGGCCGAGGACGGCGTGGCGCTCGGCGGCGTGGGCTTCCACGGGCCGCCGGACCGCGGGGCGGTCGAGATCGGCTACGACCTGTCGGAGTCGGCCAGGGGCGCGGGCTGGGCGACCGACGCGGCGCGGGCGCTGTGCCAGTGGGCGCTGGCCCAGCCGCAGGTCATGGTGGTCCTCGCGACGACCGAGCCGGCCAACCGCCCGTCGCAGGCGGTGCTGGAGCGGGTGGGCTTCGAGCGCGTCGCCGACCGCGGCGAGCTGTGGGCGTACGAGCTGGTGACGATGCCCGAGTAG
- a CDS encoding AAA family ATPase, whose translation MRLHRLELAAFGPFATRQSVDFDELSAAGLFLLHGPTGAGKTSVLDGVCFALYGQVPGARPATRLRSDHAAPGDPTEVVLELTLGGRRLEITRRPEQPRAKKRGSGTTMDKAVTLLRERVDGRWRGLSRSHQEIGEEIAQLLGMSCEQFCQVVLLPQGEFANFLRAGAASRAALLGRLFDTRRFQAVEHWLRDRKAEAAQELAAGDEELRALRARMRQAAGPDASAAADAFEAAGVDAAANAGASDAADPAGALPAWAAVLRCEARERHAIAAAAVTRAEAAHAAAVSALSEARDLDALQRRRHDALARAAALAEVAPARAATRAALDLARRAATVAPALAARDRAVAQSAAAESAATRALAALTPADRSAPTDRPAPAVASAAPAAAAGGDVGSAPPRAAAGAPEPPGAAATAARAAAGAPAEGELPTAGTWPGDTSSSDARSSDARPADTRPDLPAAPKGLPGARAAQDAPAGLGAGVAAVRSAGDARDAESPRSAVGAGDARDAEGPRSTVSARDARSAGAGHLPPPVAGAQPAEGAVPGPRPERGAAADGGGRSADGAPETADAAELARRAGALRERLGALAGAAEAERRIADIEARRAALLREERADEEAVREAEAWLDAWPGTRKALRERVDAGMEAAARAAGYPARIEAARRAAEAAAERDRLTGRVSRAQDAARDARDRAATARERWQDLREARISGIAAELAEQLADGEPCRVCGALDHPDPARPAARRVGRADEEAAYADYRREQDRYEQAHGEAAGLRAALEAATAAAGPSAYPELAAEQDRLEREHRRVARAAEDVAAARAALAAAEQERDRRGAQQQAALSRAAARTSRREELDDQHAASTAELARSLDGHTDVAAHRAHLATRIDALDRAVDALRERAGCARRAAEAEAALADAASRAGFASPADAAAALLPAEQAAQSQRRVEAWAREEAALEADLAAPEPAAAADLPPARPDLAQSRLDEAGRLLRAASAAESAAATRCRELDELGAQAAARLRELGPAREEFTRLRRLSDLAAGTSAENRYRMELETYVLAARLEEVAAAAGARLQRMSAGRYTLVHSDARGGRGARSGLGLKVVDAWTGTERDTSTLSGGETFFASLSLALGLADVVTGGAAPGAGGAGDGGAAAGGARLDTLFIDEGFGSLDDQTLDEVLDVLDGLRERDRAVGIVSHVADLRHRIPVQLRVSKGREGSTVRLRTGAARS comes from the coding sequence ATGCGGCTGCACCGGCTCGAACTCGCGGCGTTCGGCCCCTTCGCGACCCGGCAGAGCGTCGACTTCGACGAACTGTCCGCCGCGGGGCTCTTCCTGCTGCACGGACCGACCGGCGCGGGCAAGACCTCGGTGCTCGACGGCGTGTGCTTCGCGCTCTACGGCCAGGTGCCCGGCGCCCGGCCCGCGACCCGGCTGCGCAGCGACCACGCCGCGCCCGGCGATCCCACCGAGGTCGTCCTCGAACTCACCCTCGGCGGGCGGCGGCTGGAGATCACCCGGCGTCCCGAGCAGCCGCGCGCGAAGAAGCGCGGCAGCGGCACCACGATGGACAAGGCGGTCACGCTGCTGCGCGAGCGCGTCGACGGCCGGTGGCGCGGGCTGTCCAGGTCGCACCAGGAGATCGGCGAGGAGATCGCACAACTCCTCGGCATGAGCTGCGAGCAGTTCTGCCAGGTGGTCCTGCTGCCGCAGGGCGAGTTCGCGAACTTCCTGCGGGCCGGCGCGGCCTCGCGCGCGGCGCTGCTCGGCCGGCTCTTCGACACCCGGCGCTTCCAGGCGGTCGAGCACTGGCTGCGCGACCGCAAGGCGGAGGCCGCGCAGGAACTCGCCGCGGGCGACGAGGAGTTGCGCGCGCTGCGAGCAAGGATGCGGCAGGCGGCCGGCCCCGACGCGTCCGCCGCGGCCGACGCGTTCGAGGCCGCCGGGGTCGACGCGGCAGCGAACGCCGGCGCCTCGGACGCGGCCGATCCCGCGGGCGCGCTGCCGGCGTGGGCCGCGGTGCTGCGCTGCGAGGCGCGCGAACGCCACGCGATCGCCGCAGCCGCCGTCACCCGGGCGGAAGCGGCCCATGCCGCCGCCGTGTCGGCGCTCAGCGAGGCCCGCGACCTGGACGCGCTCCAGCGGCGCCGCCACGACGCCCTCGCGCGGGCCGCGGCGCTCGCCGAGGTGGCCCCGGCCCGTGCGGCGACCCGCGCCGCCCTCGACCTCGCACGCCGGGCCGCCACCGTCGCGCCGGCCCTCGCCGCGCGCGACAGGGCCGTCGCCCAGTCGGCCGCGGCCGAGTCGGCGGCGACGCGCGCACTGGCCGCCCTGACGCCGGCCGACCGCTCTGCACCCACCGACCGTCCCGCTCCCGCCGTCGCGAGTGCGGCTCCGGCCGCCGCCGCGGGCGGGGACGTGGGAAGCGCCCCACCGCGGGCGGCGGCCGGCGCCCCGGAACCGCCCGGAGCCGCGGCGACGGCAGCGCGCGCGGCGGCGGGGGCGCCCGCAGAAGGGGAACTGCCCACGGCCGGTACGTGGCCGGGCGACACCAGCTCCTCCGACGCCCGCTCCTCCGATGCCCGCCCGGCCGACACCCGCCCGGACCTGCCGGCTGCTCCGAAGGGCCTGCCGGGCGCACGAGCGGCGCAGGACGCCCCGGCCGGCCTCGGCGCCGGGGTCGCCGCAGTCCGGAGCGCCGGGGACGCCCGCGACGCTGAGAGCCCGCGTAGCGCCGTGGGCGCCGGGGACGCCCGCGACGCCGAGGGCCCCCGTAGCACCGTGAGCGCCCGTGACGCCCGGAGCGCCGGCGCCGGTCACCTGCCCCCGCCCGTGGCCGGCGCCCAGCCGGCCGAAGGCGCCGTCCCCGGGCCCCGCCCGGAGCGCGGCGCCGCGGCGGACGGCGGCGGCCGGTCCGCAGACGGCGCACCGGAGACCGCCGACGCGGCGGAACTCGCCCGGCGGGCAGGCGCGTTGCGCGAGCGGCTCGGGGCGCTCGCCGGCGCGGCGGAGGCCGAGCGACGGATCGCCGACATCGAGGCACGGCGGGCCGCGCTGCTGCGGGAGGAACGCGCCGACGAGGAGGCCGTGCGCGAGGCCGAGGCATGGCTGGACGCCTGGCCCGGCACGCGGAAGGCGCTGCGCGAGCGGGTCGACGCCGGGATGGAGGCCGCCGCCCGCGCCGCCGGCTATCCGGCCAGGATCGAGGCCGCCCGCCGCGCCGCCGAGGCCGCGGCCGAACGCGACCGCCTCACCGGCCGCGTGTCCCGCGCCCAGGACGCGGCACGCGACGCGCGGGACCGCGCCGCGACCGCCCGCGAGAGGTGGCAGGACCTGCGGGAGGCCCGGATCAGCGGTATCGCCGCGGAGTTGGCCGAACAGCTGGCCGACGGCGAACCGTGCCGGGTGTGCGGCGCCCTGGACCACCCCGACCCCGCCCGGCCTGCGGCCCGCCGGGTCGGACGCGCCGACGAGGAGGCGGCCTACGCCGACTACCGGCGCGAGCAGGACCGTTACGAGCAGGCGCACGGCGAGGCCGCCGGACTGCGCGCCGCCCTGGAGGCGGCCACCGCCGCCGCGGGCCCGTCGGCGTACCCGGAACTCGCGGCGGAGCAGGACCGGTTGGAGCGGGAACACCGTCGTGTCGCCCGCGCCGCGGAGGACGTGGCGGCCGCCCGGGCCGCCCTCGCCGCGGCGGAACAGGAACGCGACCGGCGCGGCGCCCAGCAGCAGGCCGCGCTCAGCCGGGCCGCCGCCCGGACCTCCCGGCGCGAGGAACTGGACGACCAGCACGCCGCGTCGACCGCGGAACTCGCCCGCTCGCTGGACGGCCACACCGACGTCGCGGCCCACCGCGCCCACCTCGCCACCCGTATCGACGCGCTCGACCGGGCCGTCGACGCGCTGCGCGAGCGGGCCGGCTGCGCGCGGCGGGCGGCCGAGGCCGAGGCGGCGCTCGCCGACGCGGCCTCCCGGGCCGGCTTCGCGTCGCCCGCGGACGCGGCGGCGGCGCTGCTTCCCGCCGAACAGGCGGCGCAGTCGCAACGGCGGGTGGAGGCGTGGGCGAGGGAGGAGGCCGCGCTTGAGGCGGACCTCGCCGCACCGGAGCCCGCCGCGGCGGCCGACCTGCCGCCGGCCCGGCCGGACCTCGCGCAGTCCCGCCTGGACGAGGCGGGCCGCCTGCTGCGCGCCGCCTCCGCCGCGGAGTCCGCCGCCGCGACGCGCTGCCGCGAACTCGACGAGCTCGGCGCCCAGGCCGCCGCGCGGCTACGCGAACTCGGGCCCGCCCGCGAGGAGTTCACCCGCCTCCGGCGGCTGTCCGACCTGGCCGCCGGCACCTCGGCGGAGAACCGCTACCGGATGGAACTGGAGACGTACGTGCTGGCCGCACGGCTGGAGGAGGTCGCCGCCGCGGCCGGGGCGCGGCTGCAGCGGATGTCGGCCGGCCGCTACACCCTCGTCCACTCCGACGCCCGCGGCGGCCGGGGAGCCCGCTCCGGCCTCGGCCTGAAGGTGGTCGACGCGTGGACCGGCACCGAGCGCGACACCTCCACGCTCTCCGGCGGCGAGACCTTCTTCGCCTCCCTGTCCCTCGCCCTCGGCCTGGCCGACGTGGTGACCGGCGGCGCCGCCCCGGGCGCCGGCGGGGCCGGCGACGGCGGCGCGGCGGCCGGCGGCGCACGCCTGGACACCCTCTTCATCGACGAGGGCTTCGGCAGCCTGGACGACCAGACCCTGGACGAGGTGCTCGACGTCCTCGACGGGCTGCGGGAACGCGACCGGGCCGTCGGCATCGTCAGCCACGTCGCCGACCTGCGGCACCGCATCCCGGTCCAACTGCGCGTCTCCAAGGGCCGCGAGGGCTCGACGGTCCGGCTGCGCACCGGGGCCGCCAGGAGCTGA